In Pedobacter sp. WC2423, the following are encoded in one genomic region:
- the metN gene encoding methionine ABC transporter ATP-binding protein MetN, with product MIVLKNITKQFHQKNREITALSDVSLTVPTGKIYGVIGASGAGKSTLIRCVNLLERPTSGEVIVDGLNLIDLSPAALAKERRQIGMIFQHFNLLSSRTVSENIAFPLELDKVPKEQIQKRVAELLALVGLEDKGKDYPANLSGGQKQRVAIARTLASNPKVLLCDEATSALDPATTKSILTLLKDINKRLNITILLITHEMDVVKSICDEVAVISAGKLIEQGTVSEIFAHPKAELTREFIASSLKINIPEAYLERLSDTLTADKKPLLKLEFTGQSVDDPVLSQVSRLFNLNNNIIYAQIEYAGGVKFGAMVIEVSGAQQDSLKAIAYYEEKQIKVEVLGYV from the coding sequence ATGATTGTATTAAAAAATATAACTAAACAATTTCATCAGAAAAACAGGGAGATTACAGCTTTGTCGGACGTCTCTTTAACTGTACCAACAGGTAAAATCTATGGGGTGATCGGGGCATCAGGCGCAGGAAAAAGCACCTTGATCCGCTGCGTGAATTTGTTGGAGAGGCCAACCTCCGGCGAGGTTATCGTGGATGGGCTGAACCTGATTGATTTATCACCGGCAGCGCTGGCTAAAGAAAGAAGACAGATCGGTATGATCTTTCAACATTTCAATTTATTATCTTCCAGAACGGTTTCTGAAAATATTGCCTTTCCATTAGAGCTGGATAAAGTTCCTAAAGAACAGATCCAAAAAAGAGTTGCTGAATTACTCGCGCTGGTAGGGCTGGAAGATAAAGGAAAAGATTATCCTGCTAATTTATCCGGTGGACAGAAACAACGGGTTGCGATTGCCAGAACATTGGCGAGTAATCCAAAAGTGCTGTTATGTGATGAAGCGACAAGTGCTTTAGATCCGGCTACTACAAAGTCTATTCTTACTTTATTAAAAGATATCAATAAAAGGCTGAATATTACCATTCTACTGATTACCCATGAAATGGATGTGGTGAAAAGTATCTGTGATGAAGTTGCAGTCATCAGTGCCGGTAAATTAATTGAACAGGGTACTGTCAGTGAAATTTTTGCGCATCCTAAAGCAGAACTTACCCGTGAATTTATCGCTTCATCTCTAAAAATAAACATTCCGGAAGCCTATCTGGAGAGGTTAAGCGATACATTGACTGCAGATAAAAAACCGTTATTAAAACTGGAATTTACCGGTCAATCGGTAGATGATCCCGTACTTTCACAGGTGAGCAGGTTATTCAACCTGAATAATAATATTATTTACGCACAAATTGAATATGCCGGAGGTGTTAAATTTGGCGCTATGGTGATTGAAGTTTCCGGTGCACAGCAAGACAGCCTGAAGGCAATAGCATATTATGAAGAAAAACAGATCAAAGTGGAGGTTTTAGGGTATGTCTGA